A genomic window from Rhodococcus sp. KBS0724 includes:
- a CDS encoding class I adenylate-forming enzyme family protein, which yields MTTPADTQAYIASVMAGLTGPAGPFEMGVEDVLGSAMLVMKNRDKALGDVLAASFDYDSRDYLVTKDRRFSYREHGEAVAALATALREQHGVRKGDRVGILAANTPEWVMTFWAAQALGAIAVGFNSWWVAREVEYGIEHTTPTVVIADAKRTEILAGLNTDIPILTMEADVPALIEKYSGSQLPRTVVDEDDPAVILYTSGTSGRPKGAVHSHRNVLAVIDYHRYSDRLAAAFTGKPSDGRPSDLRYLLTAPLFHIASLHNLAVPRLATGGAVVIHQGAFDVDEVLSLVEREKVTNWAVVPTMASRLLEHGDLGKYDLTSLSAFALASAPSSPALQERLRAQLPFAQHALVDSYGLTESSTGISVATPPELAAFPGTLGRPIIGVDVEVRDPFGVAVPDGEEGEICARSPYVMLGYWNDDAATAAAIGPDRWLRTGDYGVLEDGRLRLTGRRSDLILRGGENVYPLEIEQCLDEHPAVLECAVIGIDSADLGQEVAAVVVLRSEGAATEEELRGYVAERLAYFKVPVKWKLSTTPLPRNATGKTIRAKVVVS from the coding sequence GTGACCACTCCCGCTGATACACAGGCATACATCGCGTCCGTCATGGCCGGGTTGACCGGCCCCGCTGGGCCTTTCGAAATGGGCGTCGAAGACGTCCTGGGCAGTGCGATGCTTGTCATGAAGAACCGTGACAAGGCACTCGGCGACGTACTCGCTGCGTCCTTCGATTACGATTCCCGCGATTACCTGGTGACCAAGGACCGCCGCTTCAGCTACCGCGAGCACGGTGAAGCCGTGGCGGCCTTGGCCACAGCGCTCCGCGAGCAGCACGGCGTTCGCAAGGGTGATCGCGTGGGCATTCTTGCTGCAAACACCCCCGAATGGGTGATGACGTTCTGGGCGGCCCAAGCGCTCGGGGCCATCGCCGTCGGTTTCAACTCGTGGTGGGTGGCGCGTGAAGTGGAGTACGGAATCGAACACACCACCCCCACCGTGGTGATCGCCGATGCCAAGCGCACAGAGATCCTCGCCGGGTTGAACACCGACATTCCGATTCTCACGATGGAAGCGGATGTGCCGGCCCTGATCGAGAAGTACTCGGGATCGCAGCTTCCTCGTACTGTGGTCGACGAGGACGATCCGGCCGTCATCCTCTACACGAGCGGCACCAGCGGACGTCCGAAAGGAGCGGTTCACAGCCACCGAAACGTGTTGGCGGTCATCGACTATCACCGATACAGCGACCGCCTCGCTGCGGCATTCACCGGGAAACCCAGCGATGGCCGTCCGAGCGATCTGCGCTACCTGTTGACCGCACCGCTGTTTCACATCGCGAGCCTGCACAACTTGGCAGTTCCACGACTGGCCACGGGCGGAGCCGTGGTCATCCACCAGGGCGCCTTCGACGTCGACGAAGTCCTCTCCCTCGTCGAACGCGAGAAGGTGACCAACTGGGCTGTTGTACCCACCATGGCAAGTCGTCTGCTCGAGCACGGCGATCTCGGGAAATACGACCTGACGTCGTTGAGCGCCTTTGCATTGGCTTCAGCGCCGTCGTCTCCGGCCTTGCAGGAGCGTCTGCGCGCACAGCTACCTTTTGCGCAGCACGCTCTGGTGGACAGCTACGGGCTCACCGAATCCTCCACCGGCATCTCGGTTGCCACGCCCCCGGAACTTGCCGCATTCCCTGGAACACTCGGACGGCCCATCATCGGCGTCGATGTGGAGGTCCGCGACCCATTCGGTGTTGCAGTCCCTGACGGCGAGGAAGGCGAAATCTGTGCGCGCAGTCCGTATGTGATGCTGGGGTACTGGAACGACGACGCCGCCACCGCTGCCGCCATCGGTCCCGACAGATGGCTCCGGACCGGCGACTACGGCGTTCTCGAAGACGGTCGACTTCGACTCACCGGGCGCAGATCCGACCTGATCCTGCGCGGCGGCGAAAACGTCTACCCCCTCGAGATCGAACAGTGCCTCGACGAGCATCCGGCTGTGCTCGAATGCGCTGTGATCGGTATCGATTCGGCAGATCTCGGCCAAGAAGTGGCTGCCGTCGTCGTCCTGCGCAGCGAGGGCGCCGCGACAGAAGAGGAACTACGCGGCTACGTCGCTGAACGTCTCGCCTACTTCAAGGTGCCGGTGAAATGGAAACTGAGCACAACTCCTCTGCCCCGCAACGCAACCGGAAAAACAATTCGCGCAAAGGTGGTTGTCTCGTGA
- a CDS encoding O-acetyl-ADP-ribose deacetylase, giving the protein MPTISVVEGDITTLDVDAIVNAANTALLGGGGVDGAIHRAGGPKILEECKALRSSSLLDGLPVGEAVATTAGKMKARNVIHTVGPRYSRSQDRSAQLRSAYTQSLAVADSLGARTVAFPLISSGVYGWPKEDAARQAVTAILSANTAVDNVILVAYDKASADVIRRALEN; this is encoded by the coding sequence ATGCCCACCATTTCCGTCGTCGAAGGCGACATCACCACTCTCGACGTCGACGCAATTGTCAACGCCGCCAACACCGCTCTCCTCGGCGGCGGAGGCGTCGACGGTGCCATTCACCGCGCCGGCGGCCCGAAAATCCTCGAAGAGTGCAAGGCTTTGCGATCCTCGAGCCTGCTCGACGGTTTGCCGGTGGGCGAAGCCGTCGCCACCACGGCAGGAAAGATGAAAGCGCGCAACGTGATCCACACTGTCGGCCCTCGATACTCTCGTTCACAGGACCGGTCTGCGCAGCTCCGGTCGGCTTATACACAGAGCCTGGCCGTGGCCGACTCCCTGGGCGCCCGGACCGTCGCCTTCCCGCTCATCTCTTCGGGCGTATACGGCTGGCCCAAGGAAGACGCTGCAAGACAGGCAGTTACGGCAATTCTCTCTGCGAACACCGCTGTAGACAACGTCATTCTGGTTGCCTACGACAAAGCGTCGGCAGATGTGATCCGGCGAGCCCTCGAGAACTAG
- a CDS encoding carboxymuconolactone decarboxylase family protein yields the protein MNIDIPEGKNPIGYVWGEMVPGIGPAAAAFSQKVYSDTTLGLREFEAARLRIAQINGCIFCQDWRTERDGVTVEPEFAQAVTDWRTTDLFDDRTRLAAEYAERYAIDHHGLDDEFWERMSAHYSQAEVVELSMCLGSWLAFGRLNHVLGLDTQCVLPGS from the coding sequence ATGAACATCGACATCCCTGAGGGCAAGAATCCGATCGGCTATGTGTGGGGCGAGATGGTTCCCGGCATCGGACCAGCCGCAGCCGCGTTCTCGCAAAAGGTGTACTCCGACACCACTCTCGGTCTGCGAGAGTTCGAGGCCGCTCGTCTGCGTATCGCTCAGATCAACGGGTGCATTTTCTGCCAGGACTGGCGAACCGAACGTGATGGTGTAACTGTCGAACCCGAATTTGCGCAGGCCGTCACCGACTGGCGAACTACCGACCTCTTTGACGACAGGACGCGATTGGCCGCCGAATACGCCGAGCGGTACGCGATCGATCATCACGGATTGGACGACGAGTTCTGGGAACGTATGAGTGCCCACTACTCTCAAGCCGAAGTCGTGGAATTGAGTATGTGCCTCGGATCGTGGTTGGCCTTCGGCAGGCTCAACCACGTCCTCGGCCTCGACACGCAGTGCGTGCTGCCCGGCAGCTGA
- a CDS encoding dihydrodipicolinate reductase, with the protein MDDRDASSKIRTVVWGTGNVGRASIRAVAANPALELCAVIVANPDKVGRDAGDLAQLGYRLGVVATDDADGVLATAPDAVVYAASGEIRPDDAIADITRALNIGAVVVTPSVYAFYDHRSTPPEVRDPVEAAAKAGGGALFVSGVDPGWGNDILPVMISGLAGTIDQIRCQEIFDYTTYEQPDSVRYLVGMGQPMEYDPPMVAPGVPTMVWGGQIRLIARALGVELDGISETLLRRALDETVTTEHMGEFAAGTQGGLRFEVQGIVDGKPLIVIEHITRIHPSCAPDWPTPPDGGDGAHKVIIEGRPRIEVNVEATDEGGNRAAGGNATAVGRLVNAIPWLRAADPGLYDALDVPLTPGVGKLGADTWRTEYEHRHP; encoded by the coding sequence ATGGATGACCGTGACGCCTCGTCGAAGATCCGGACGGTTGTGTGGGGGACGGGAAACGTCGGCCGTGCCTCGATTCGGGCCGTGGCAGCCAATCCGGCGCTCGAACTCTGCGCAGTTATCGTCGCAAATCCCGACAAGGTCGGCCGAGACGCGGGCGACCTTGCGCAACTCGGGTACCGGTTGGGCGTAGTTGCCACCGACGATGCCGACGGCGTCCTCGCCACGGCTCCCGACGCCGTGGTCTACGCAGCTTCGGGCGAGATTCGACCGGACGACGCGATCGCGGATATCACCCGGGCACTGAACATCGGCGCTGTGGTGGTGACACCGTCGGTCTACGCCTTCTACGACCATCGTTCGACACCGCCGGAAGTGCGAGATCCCGTAGAAGCAGCAGCCAAAGCCGGTGGCGGCGCACTGTTCGTCTCGGGCGTCGACCCAGGCTGGGGAAACGACATTCTGCCGGTGATGATCTCGGGGCTGGCCGGCACCATAGATCAGATCCGGTGCCAGGAGATTTTCGACTACACGACCTACGAGCAGCCTGATTCGGTGCGCTACCTCGTCGGTATGGGTCAGCCGATGGAGTACGACCCCCCCATGGTCGCGCCCGGCGTCCCGACGATGGTGTGGGGCGGACAGATTCGGCTCATCGCGCGTGCATTGGGCGTTGAACTCGACGGTATCAGCGAGACCTTGCTGCGCCGGGCGCTCGACGAGACGGTGACCACCGAACACATGGGTGAATTTGCCGCCGGAACCCAGGGCGGTTTGCGATTCGAAGTTCAGGGAATTGTCGACGGCAAACCGTTGATCGTCATCGAACACATCACTCGCATCCACCCGTCGTGCGCTCCTGATTGGCCGACGCCACCAGACGGTGGGGACGGAGCGCACAAGGTCATCATCGAAGGCCGCCCGCGCATCGAGGTAAACGTCGAGGCGACCGACGAGGGCGGAAACCGTGCTGCCGGTGGAAATGCCACTGCTGTCGGACGTCTCGTCAACGCAATTCCGTGGTTGCGAGCTGCCGATCCAGGCCTGTACGACGCGCTCGACGTCCCACTCACCCCCGGCGTCGGCAAACTCGGCGCCGATACCTGGAGGACCGAATATGAACATCGACATCCCTGA
- a CDS encoding NrtR DNA-binding winged helix domain-containing protein: MNEWTDSSGRSLTDYPRPSVAVDVAVLTYSDDAVKVLVVKHRLGKFALPGTFLHEHELLTAAADRALQSKAGLENAEFHQLAILDNPNRDDRGWVLSVAHAAAVPETDLPVGAILLDVNGASGMAFDHTEIVGLALADLRSRYARALDPAGFLGDTFTVPQLRQLYEVLFDRELQKDSFRRHVVDALISTGEYVRATTGRPAELYRRSPGGSLPPQALVFLTG, translated from the coding sequence GTGAATGAATGGACAGATTCGAGTGGCAGATCGCTCACTGATTATCCGAGGCCGTCGGTCGCTGTCGACGTTGCCGTTCTGACCTACTCGGACGATGCCGTGAAAGTGCTCGTGGTCAAGCATCGGCTGGGCAAGTTCGCCCTTCCCGGCACGTTCCTCCATGAACACGAATTACTCACTGCCGCAGCAGATCGAGCCTTGCAGTCCAAGGCGGGCCTGGAGAATGCAGAGTTTCACCAACTCGCAATTCTCGACAACCCGAATCGTGATGACAGGGGATGGGTCTTGTCGGTCGCGCACGCCGCCGCGGTCCCGGAAACCGACTTGCCGGTTGGTGCGATCCTCCTTGATGTCAACGGAGCCTCGGGCATGGCCTTCGATCACACCGAGATAGTCGGCTTGGCGCTCGCAGACCTCCGGAGCCGATATGCCAGAGCGCTGGACCCGGCCGGATTTCTCGGTGACACGTTCACCGTCCCCCAATTGCGGCAACTGTACGAGGTGCTCTTCGATCGTGAATTGCAGAAGGACAGCTTCCGGCGCCATGTCGTCGACGCGCTGATCAGTACCGGGGAATATGTGCGGGCGACTACGGGCAGACCGGCCGAACTGTATCGGCGCAGCCCCGGCGGAAGTCTCCCGCCGCAAGCCCTGGTGTTCCTCACCGGGTAG
- a CDS encoding serine hydrolase, translating to MSLVNGHCSNEFEPVRTAFEAQLETGEELGGSIAITVDGESVVDLWGGYADESRTTPWSSDTIVNTFSITKTMTALCALLLVERGQLDVYQKVAHYWPEFAANGKEDIEVRHLLSHTSGVSGWERPIELKDIYDLETSTARLATQRPWWTPGTASGYHAINYGHLISEVIRRIDGRTLGRFFAEELAGPLGADFHIGTSAEHFGRIATLVPPPALEFDLSTLDQDSIFIKTLTCPLLDYPEVNTAPWREAEIGAANGHGNARSIARVQSLISCGGELDGQKLLSQSTIDLIFEVQSDGIDLGIMTPLKFGIGYGLPHPDTAPLVPDGRACWWAGIGGSMLVNDLDRRMTFAYVMNKMAPGLIGSDRSNAYLSAAYNSEVSEVSS from the coding sequence ATGAGCCTGGTAAATGGCCACTGCAGCAATGAGTTCGAGCCCGTCCGCACTGCCTTCGAGGCTCAACTCGAAACCGGGGAGGAACTCGGCGGCTCCATCGCCATCACCGTCGACGGAGAATCCGTCGTGGACCTCTGGGGTGGATACGCAGACGAATCTCGCACCACTCCGTGGAGCAGCGACACCATCGTCAACACCTTCTCCATCACCAAGACGATGACGGCTCTGTGCGCTCTCCTCCTAGTCGAACGCGGCCAACTGGACGTCTACCAGAAGGTCGCGCACTACTGGCCCGAATTTGCGGCAAATGGCAAGGAAGACATCGAAGTTCGACACCTGCTGTCGCACACGTCGGGAGTCTCCGGTTGGGAGCGCCCGATCGAACTGAAGGACATCTACGACCTCGAGACGTCCACCGCCCGCCTCGCAACCCAGCGGCCGTGGTGGACGCCGGGTACAGCGTCGGGCTATCACGCGATCAACTACGGCCACCTCATCAGCGAGGTCATTCGCCGCATCGACGGACGAACCCTCGGCAGGTTCTTTGCCGAAGAGCTGGCCGGCCCGCTGGGCGCCGACTTCCACATCGGAACGTCCGCAGAGCATTTCGGCCGAATTGCCACTCTCGTTCCGCCGCCAGCGCTGGAATTCGACCTATCCACGCTCGACCAGGACAGCATCTTCATCAAGACCCTGACCTGCCCCCTGCTGGACTACCCCGAGGTCAATACCGCTCCCTGGCGAGAAGCTGAGATCGGCGCAGCAAACGGCCACGGCAACGCCCGTTCTATCGCTCGCGTCCAATCACTGATCTCGTGCGGTGGTGAGCTCGACGGCCAGAAGTTGCTCTCGCAGAGCACTATCGACCTGATCTTCGAAGTCCAATCCGACGGTATCGACCTCGGGATCATGACTCCGCTCAAGTTCGGTATCGGCTACGGACTGCCGCACCCGGACACCGCACCACTCGTTCCCGACGGGCGCGCGTGCTGGTGGGCCGGCATCGGCGGCTCGATGCTGGTCAACGACCTGGACCGACGGATGACCTTTGCCTACGTCATGAACAAGATGGCCCCAGGTCTGATCGGATCCGATCGAAGCAACGCCTATCTGAGCGCCGCATACAACTCCGAGGTCAGCGAGGTCAGTTCATGA
- a CDS encoding NAD(P)-dependent alcohol dehydrogenase yields the protein MKAAQLMGPGLLEINDVPIPEIGPSELLIRVGAAGICHSDLHLLHFPYKMREEPLTIGHEIAGTVEAVGSGVDGRSVGERGVVYLCWSCGQCRECMSGNENMCLAAGRTAMPPCPGLGPEGGMAEYVKIPARSFVPIGDLDFLQAAPLADAALTSYHAIRGARDHLQPGTTAVVIGIGGLGHVAVQILRAISAVRIIAVDVGQDQLDLAKRCGADITLESGPDTARQILDLTSARGAEVVFDFVGVDATAQMSVESVAPNGAYRMVGLGGGNPGITAEAAGGPGWPWGASVRKSYGGTRNDLVDSIALARAGLVTVEVARFELADARDALDRLEHGKVTGRAVLVP from the coding sequence ATGAAGGCAGCTCAGCTCATGGGGCCAGGACTCCTCGAGATCAACGACGTACCGATCCCCGAGATCGGCCCGTCGGAACTCCTGATCCGAGTCGGTGCAGCGGGCATCTGCCACTCTGATCTGCACCTCCTGCATTTTCCGTACAAGATGCGCGAAGAACCGCTGACAATCGGCCACGAGATCGCCGGCACCGTCGAAGCCGTCGGCAGTGGCGTCGACGGCCGTTCCGTCGGGGAACGGGGCGTCGTCTACCTGTGCTGGTCGTGTGGGCAGTGCCGAGAATGTATGAGCGGTAACGAGAACATGTGCCTCGCCGCCGGACGAACCGCAATGCCGCCGTGTCCTGGATTGGGCCCCGAAGGCGGCATGGCGGAATATGTGAAGATCCCGGCCCGCTCCTTTGTCCCCATCGGAGATCTCGACTTCCTTCAGGCCGCGCCGCTCGCCGATGCCGCGCTCACCAGTTACCACGCCATCCGCGGTGCACGTGACCATCTGCAGCCCGGCACTACCGCCGTGGTGATCGGTATCGGTGGTCTCGGACATGTTGCAGTACAGATACTTCGAGCGATCAGCGCGGTGCGCATCATCGCCGTCGACGTCGGCCAGGATCAACTGGACCTCGCGAAGCGGTGTGGAGCCGACATCACGCTCGAGTCCGGACCGGACACCGCGCGCCAGATCCTGGATCTCACATCGGCCCGAGGCGCGGAAGTTGTCTTCGACTTCGTCGGTGTTGATGCCACCGCCCAGATGTCCGTCGAATCCGTTGCACCGAACGGCGCCTACCGCATGGTCGGCCTCGGCGGCGGAAACCCCGGCATCACAGCCGAAGCGGCGGGCGGACCTGGCTGGCCCTGGGGTGCGTCGGTCCGGAAGTCGTATGGCGGCACCAGAAACGACCTTGTCGATTCCATCGCCCTGGCTCGAGCCGGTCTGGTAACGGTAGAAGTGGCCCGCTTCGAACTTGCTGATGCCCGCGACGCTCTCGACCGTCTCGAACACGGCAAGGTCACCGGACGCGCAGTGCTCGTACCCTAA
- a CDS encoding alpha/beta hydrolase, whose translation MRTQKMSAQDRVARVVLDVVGALPTAVQRVLGGTPVRIDGQSLEPEVQLALRLLSAVEGVSFEHLPLDAGRAQIDAESALFGGKPTEVESVRDLEIPADGRTIPARLYRPAGLPETPPLLVYFHGGGFVLGSLESGDSVCRFLARYAEVAVLAVDYRLAPEHPFPAGRNDAVDAFRYCVSHAADLGIDPNSIAVGGDSAGGNLAATVAQETAADAVSPAFQLLFFPWVDLSSKRPSHSMFGTGFFLTDAQLDWYTEHYLTGGASAADPRVSPLLAPDFTGLAPAYVAVAGFDPLRDEGEAYAEKLREAGVSVALRRHSGLIHAFVNTVGVGHTGRDAMLEACGALRVGVSGNRGSVSA comes from the coding sequence ATGCGCACCCAGAAGATGTCAGCCCAAGATCGAGTCGCTCGGGTGGTGCTCGATGTAGTCGGCGCACTCCCGACCGCAGTCCAACGGGTTTTGGGCGGCACACCGGTGCGCATCGACGGCCAGAGCTTGGAACCCGAAGTGCAATTGGCATTACGCCTGCTCAGTGCGGTCGAAGGGGTTAGCTTCGAACACCTTCCCCTCGATGCCGGACGCGCGCAGATCGACGCGGAATCTGCGCTGTTCGGCGGCAAGCCCACCGAGGTGGAATCCGTGCGCGATCTCGAGATCCCCGCCGACGGCCGGACGATACCCGCGCGGTTGTACCGCCCTGCCGGACTCCCCGAAACGCCGCCACTGTTGGTGTATTTCCATGGCGGCGGCTTTGTGCTCGGCAGCCTGGAGAGCGGTGACAGCGTCTGCCGATTCCTCGCTCGTTACGCCGAGGTCGCAGTGTTGGCCGTCGACTACCGCCTCGCGCCGGAACATCCGTTTCCGGCCGGCCGCAATGATGCGGTGGACGCTTTTCGGTACTGCGTTTCCCACGCGGCCGACCTCGGAATCGACCCGAACTCGATAGCGGTCGGCGGTGACAGTGCGGGAGGCAACCTCGCTGCCACGGTAGCGCAGGAAACTGCGGCGGACGCCGTCTCGCCCGCCTTCCAACTACTCTTCTTCCCGTGGGTGGATCTGTCGTCGAAACGACCCTCCCACAGCATGTTCGGAACCGGTTTCTTTCTCACCGACGCTCAACTCGACTGGTACACCGAGCACTATCTCACGGGTGGTGCATCAGCGGCAGATCCTCGGGTGTCTCCGCTCCTGGCACCTGATTTCACCGGCCTCGCCCCGGCGTACGTCGCTGTCGCCGGATTCGATCCACTTCGAGACGAAGGTGAGGCATATGCCGAAAAACTGCGCGAGGCAGGTGTTTCCGTCGCTCTTCGTCGACACAGCGGATTGATCCATGCGTTTGTCAACACCGTCGGCGTTGGTCACACCGGGAGAGACGCGATGCTCGAGGCGTGCGGAGCACTGCGCGTCGGCGTCTCAGGAAACCGAGGGTCTGTTTCCGCGTAA
- a CDS encoding amidohydrolase family protein: MTYDAVINNGLWFDGTGAKPAVRNLGIRNGLVTAISLDPLDETDCPQVIDARRKWVIPGIVDIHTHYDVEILEGPALSESLRHGVTSIFVGSCSLSTIHASPSDAGDLFGRVEAIPRKHVVEALTRAKTWNSASEYIAALESLPLGPNVAAFIGHSDMRAAEMGLDRATRKDVHPTDAELASMEAQLTEALDAGFVGMSGQQLLFDKLDGETCRSRTLPSTYATTKERRRLNAILRRRGRVFQAGPDPTNPLSTGAMAFTSVGLWRKRLKTSMLSAADIKSNKFAVAILGPLAHLVNRLGGDLRWQHLPVPFEVYADGIDLVVFEEFGSGAAALHLTDEMERNVLMQSEEYRRQFRKDYDQKFGVKVWHRDFFDAEIVSCPDVSLVGKTFGQVGVERGSIHPVDAFLDLVLEHGTKVRWRTTISNHRPEILDKFAQDSGVQLGFSDAGAHLRNMAFYNFGLRLLRRVYDAQKIGRPFMTVEAAVHRLTGELAEWYDVDAGHLRLGDRADLVVIDPAHLDDSLDTYAESPVVEYDNLSRMVNRNDQTVTAVFVGGEYVFGDGEAAPVLGNRRTGKFLKAGAH; encoded by the coding sequence GTGACCTACGACGCTGTGATCAACAATGGTCTGTGGTTCGACGGTACCGGGGCAAAACCGGCCGTCCGCAATCTGGGAATCCGGAACGGCCTGGTCACCGCCATCTCCCTCGATCCCCTCGACGAAACCGATTGTCCCCAAGTCATCGACGCCCGGCGCAAGTGGGTGATTCCGGGAATCGTGGACATTCACACGCACTACGACGTCGAGATCCTCGAAGGCCCGGCACTGAGCGAATCCCTCAGGCACGGGGTCACATCGATCTTTGTCGGATCGTGTTCCCTGTCCACCATTCACGCCAGCCCGTCCGACGCCGGGGATCTCTTCGGCCGCGTCGAAGCAATCCCCCGCAAGCACGTCGTCGAGGCACTCACGCGGGCCAAGACCTGGAATTCCGCGAGTGAGTACATCGCCGCGCTCGAATCGCTTCCGTTGGGCCCCAATGTGGCAGCGTTCATCGGGCACTCAGACATGCGGGCCGCAGAAATGGGACTGGACCGTGCAACGCGGAAGGACGTGCACCCCACAGACGCCGAACTCGCGTCGATGGAAGCGCAGTTGACCGAAGCGCTCGACGCCGGCTTCGTCGGAATGTCCGGGCAGCAGTTGCTGTTCGACAAACTCGATGGCGAAACCTGCCGCTCACGAACTCTGCCGTCGACGTACGCCACCACGAAGGAACGACGCCGACTCAACGCGATCCTGCGTCGCCGGGGACGCGTGTTTCAGGCTGGACCCGACCCCACCAACCCACTGAGTACCGGCGCGATGGCGTTCACCAGTGTGGGTCTCTGGCGTAAGCGACTCAAGACGAGCATGCTCTCGGCGGCAGATATCAAGTCCAACAAGTTCGCCGTGGCAATTCTCGGACCGCTGGCGCATCTGGTCAATCGACTCGGCGGTGACCTGCGCTGGCAGCATCTCCCCGTCCCCTTCGAGGTGTATGCCGACGGAATCGATCTGGTCGTTTTCGAAGAATTCGGGTCCGGCGCCGCCGCACTGCATCTGACGGACGAGATGGAACGCAACGTTCTGATGCAGAGCGAGGAGTACCGTCGGCAATTCCGTAAGGACTACGACCAGAAGTTCGGCGTCAAGGTATGGCACCGCGACTTCTTCGATGCCGAAATCGTTTCCTGCCCGGATGTTTCGCTGGTGGGCAAGACCTTCGGTCAGGTAGGTGTCGAGCGCGGCAGCATCCACCCGGTCGACGCATTTCTGGATCTGGTTCTCGAGCACGGAACCAAGGTTCGCTGGCGCACAACCATTTCCAACCACCGTCCCGAGATCCTGGACAAGTTCGCTCAGGACAGCGGGGTGCAGCTCGGATTCTCCGACGCCGGAGCCCATCTGCGCAACATGGCGTTCTACAACTTCGGGCTGCGACTGCTTCGCCGAGTCTACGACGCCCAGAAGATCGGTCGGCCCTTCATGACGGTGGAGGCCGCAGTGCACCGTCTCACCGGTGAACTTGCCGAGTGGTACGACGTCGACGCGGGGCACCTTCGATTGGGTGACCGTGCCGACCTGGTTGTGATCGATCCCGCCCATCTCGATGATTCACTCGACACCTACGCGGAGAGCCCGGTTGTGGAGTACGACAATCTCTCTCGCATGGTCAACCGTAACGACCAGACCGTGACCGCGGTATTCGTCGGCGGCGAGTACGTGTTCGGTGACGGCGAAGCAGCACCGGTTCTCGGCAACCGCCGGACCGGAAAATTCTTGAAGGCAGGTGCCCATTAA
- a CDS encoding SDR family NAD(P)-dependent oxidoreductase encodes MPINTSRFAGKTAVVTGAASGIGAAIALRLISEGARVAGIDISEGALKEIAAQHDGSFLAAPADVTKESDVAEAIASAAAEFGGIDIAFNVAGASRVGPIVDLDEADWDFTIDLVQKGVFLCTKHEARHIREHGRGGAIVNVSSLNAHIPSPYGSAYATGKAGVEMFSKNAAIELAASGIRVNAVLPGLVDTPLVAPVMGYEPARDMFLDRIPMARAATPEEIAAPCLYLASDDATYITGTSLVVDGGWEVSNYPDLTKLGS; translated from the coding sequence GTGCCCATTAACACGTCCAGATTTGCCGGGAAAACCGCTGTAGTCACCGGCGCAGCGTCGGGTATCGGCGCGGCTATTGCGCTGCGCCTCATCAGCGAAGGTGCGCGCGTCGCGGGCATCGACATCTCCGAGGGTGCGCTGAAGGAGATCGCGGCCCAACATGACGGTTCATTCCTCGCCGCACCAGCCGACGTCACCAAGGAATCCGATGTCGCTGAGGCTATTGCTTCTGCCGCAGCGGAATTCGGCGGGATCGACATCGCGTTCAACGTCGCCGGAGCGTCGCGGGTCGGGCCGATTGTCGACCTCGACGAGGCGGATTGGGACTTCACCATCGATTTGGTACAGAAGGGCGTGTTCCTCTGCACCAAACACGAGGCGCGCCATATCCGCGAGCATGGAAGGGGCGGAGCAATCGTCAATGTCTCCTCGCTCAATGCGCATATACCGAGCCCGTACGGAAGTGCCTATGCCACCGGCAAAGCCGGCGTCGAGATGTTCAGCAAGAATGCCGCGATCGAACTCGCAGCGTCGGGAATCCGGGTCAACGCCGTTCTCCCTGGCTTGGTCGACACCCCACTGGTTGCGCCGGTGATGGGCTACGAACCCGCCCGCGACATGTTCCTGGATCGAATCCCGATGGCCCGAGCGGCAACTCCCGAAGAAATTGCCGCTCCCTGTCTCTATCTCGCGAGCGACGACGCCACCTACATCACCGGAACGTCATTGGTGGTCGACGGCGGCTGGGAAGTGTCGAACTACCCGGATCTGACCAAACTCGGCAGCTGA